A portion of the Pseudorasbora parva isolate DD20220531a chromosome 1, ASM2467924v1, whole genome shotgun sequence genome contains these proteins:
- the rab1ba gene encoding zRAB1B, member RAS oncogene family a, with amino-acid sequence MNPEYDYLFKLLLIGDSGVGKSCLLLRFADDTYTESYISTIGVDFKIRTIELDGKTIKLQIWDTAGQERFRTITSSYYRGAHGIIVVYDVTDQESYNNVKQWLQEIDRYASENVNKLLVGNKCDLTTKKVVDYTTAKEFADSLAIPFLETSAKNATNVEQAFMTMAAEIKKRMGPGATTGGDKPNLKIESTPVRQSGGGCC; translated from the exons ATGAATCCAGAATA TGACTACCTGTTCAAACTGCTCCTCATCGGTGACTCTGGAGTTGGAAAGTCGTGTCTTCTTTTGAGATTTGCT GATGACACATACACTGAGAGCTACATCAGCACCATAGGCGTGGACTTCAAGATCCGCACTATTGAACTTGATGGCAAAACCATTAAGCTACAGATT TGGGACACCGCAGGGCAAGAACGATTTCGAACCATCACCTCCAGTTACTATCGAGGGGCTCACGGTATCATTGTggtttatgatgtcacagaTCAG GAATCGTATAACAATGTAAAACAGTGGCTGCAGGAAATAGACCGCTACGCAAGCGAGAATGTCAACAAGCTCCTGGTGGGGAACAAATGTGATCTCACCACCAAGAAAGTAGTGGACTACACAACAGCCAAG GAATTTGCTGACTCTTTAGCAATCCCCTTCCTTGAGACTAGCGCTAAGAATGCCACGAATGTGGAGCAGGCCTTCATGACCATGGCTGCCGAGATCAAGAAGCGCATGGGCCCTGGAGCGACAACTGGAGGAGACAAGCCCAACCTGAAGATCGAGAGCACTCCTGTGCGGCAGTCTGGCGGCGGCTGCTGTTGA